From the genome of Deltaproteobacteria bacterium:
GACCACGGGGGCGAGCTGCTGCACGCGCGCCAGCCAGCCCGCCGTCCACTTGGGGCCGATCCGGTAGCGCTCGCGGTCGAAGGCCTCGATCCGGGCGCGGATGCGGATGGTGCGCGCGTGCTTGCGGGCGCCGCGCGCGGGGCGCGGCGTCTTCCCGGCGTCGTACTGCTCGGCCGGCAGGTAGAGGATGGTCACCCGCAGCTTCTCCGCGCCCGTGTCGTCACGCGGGCGGCCGCAGATCGTGAACCTGCCCTCGGTCTCGAGCTCGAGGGCCTTCATGGGCTCCACCGGCCCCGCGAGCTTCACGGCCGGCACCTCCAGCTTGAACACGCACTTCTTCGGGTCGACCGTCTTGTTGGTCGCCCACTGCCGGAAGTGCTCGCTCTTCACGTCGTCGTTGTCGACGCGGATGGAGGTGAGGGGGACGGAGCAGGACGCCTTGCCCTCGAGCTTCGCCTCGTCGACGGTGAGGGTGCAGGCGACGGCGGAGCTGACGGCCGTGATGCGTTCGCCGATCGCGGCGTCGAACACGGCCGTGAAGGTGTTGTTGCCCGCCTCGGGACCGACGGCGAAGCGGGCGTCCCCCCGCGCCGCCGGAGTGCCAAGCACGAAAACGGAGACGAGCAGCGCAGCGAGGCGCGGCGTCACGCGGCGCACCTGAGCGTCGGCGGCTCCGCCGGCCTCGCCTCCACCTCGCGCTGCTCGTCGTCCATGGTCACCATGCGGCCGAGCTCGAGCGCGGCGAGGATGGTCATCCCCGTCACGAGGGCCGTCGTCAACACCATGCCGGCGGCGATCTCCAGTGCGATGGTCATCGAAGTCCCTCCGCGAAACATGTTGGCTTCCGGGCCTTCGATGGCGCGCGGCGCGCGCGCGTTTCACGCCCGCCGGCGCGCGGCCACGATCGCCCGCACCAGCCGCTCCGGGACCTCGGCCGGCACCGCGTCGTCGGTCTCGGCGCACGCCCGCGCGAGCCGGATCGCGTCGGCGTAGCCGCGGAGGTACGTCGCGCACTCCGGGCAGTCGCCGAGGTGGGTCTCGAAGACGCGCCGCGCCTCCGGGGCGAGCTCGCCCGCCAGGTAGTCGGCCAGGAACTCGACCAGCTCGCGGCAGGTCATGATCTCGCCTTCTCGAATTCCAGGGCGGCGTAGACGCCGCCGAAGCCTCCCCCGAGGATGAGCACGCGGCAAGCGGTCGAGCGGGCGTCGTCTGAGTTGAGCATGAATGGTCGGCGTCCTTTCGATGCCGCCTGGCGCCGTCTCGTTTCGAGCCCCTCGATCGCCCTCGACGGGCCCGGCCGCGAGATGGTATCCGATGGGGGACCTCGGCCAGGTGAGCGACCAGCAGGACAAGCAGAAGCTACCGGAGGACGCGGCTCTCCGGGCGATCGTCGAAGGCGTCGAATCGGAGACGGGCGAGCAGTTCTTCGCCTCGCTCGTGCAGCGCCTCGCCTC
Proteins encoded in this window:
- a CDS encoding zf-HC2 domain-containing protein; protein product: MTCRELVEFLADYLAGELAPEARRVFETHLGDCPECATYLRGYADAIRLARACAETDDAVPAEVPERLVRAIVAARRRA